The Athene noctua chromosome 25, bAthNoc1.hap1.1, whole genome shotgun sequence region ACAGGGACACCTCAGTGTGATGGGGGTCCAGGGTGTGGTGGCGTATGTGCCCTCTCCTGCACCAGAGATGTCCCTGTGGGCACCCAGTGTGTGGGGTGACACTGTCCCATTGCTACTGGCCAGCTGGGAAGGTTCTGAGCCAGGGGATGGGAGAAGAAATTTGGGTTCTCTGGGCAGTTCCTGGGCAAGGACCATGTTTGCTGCCGGCCAGGTGCGACCTGGGCCAGGGCTTCACCTCCccgccccaaaatccccctgtGGAAAAAAGCACGAGCTGGGAAACACTTGGGAAGGGGGCAAAAATGCTGGGAGACGGGCTCCATCCCTCACCTGCATCCCTCTCCTGGCTCCCACCGCTTCTATGGAAACCCAGGGGATGACCACAATCTGCAGCacaccccacaacccccccccgaATCTTCCCTGCCGCAGGACCCCTGCGCCCCTCACCGTGACGAGCTTGGAGAAGGTCTCGTAGATGAAGATGAGggagatgaggaaggagaagatCTCCTGGGTGTAGCGGGACAGGTAGCGCACCAGGAAGCTGGCCTCGCaggccaccaccaccagcaccagcaggaTCAGCCAGAAGCCGATCCAGACCCGGCCCACGATGTACTCCATGCCATGGCTGCTGCAGAACTGGGGAGCCAGAGGGGACAGCCCCGtcagcccccagagcccccggcaTGGGCACCCAGGGGTGGGCTTGAGCTCATGGGTGCCACAGTGGCCCTGCACCTCCTGCCTGGGAGCTTGGGGGTgccagaatcctctgggttgtaaaagcccttgcagctcctccagcccaaccatgaccctccccctgacccttcccaactcccccagatccctcagcgctggctcagcccgactcttcaacccccccagggatcccggggactcccccctgccctgggcagcccattccaacgcccaacagccccttctgcacagaaatccttcctcagagccagcctaaaccttccctggtgcaacctgaggctgCTTGTGTAATGGGGgggctagtggggtgctgggatggCGATGGCAGTACCCCAGTCTGGCAGCACCCACCTGGCGTGGTGTCACCCACGTGGCATCAGCTATTTGGCATCACCCACGTGGCATCACCTTACATCACCTCCGTGCCACCCCCCGACGGGTGATGTGACGTCCCCACCAGTGCCATCCCCTGTGCCATCCTCCCCCCAACATCCCCTCGTGGCAGCACCCCCGCGTCTCTGCCAGGGAGGGTGGGGACACCACCAGCCCACTGTGGGGACCACCGGCggtgggtggggggcacccaggggtgcggGGTGGCACCCACCATGTAGAAGGCTTCCTCGAAGACGAGGAGGGGCCCCGAGAAGCCGACGACGAGCAGGGGCTGGGCGCTGAAGATGCTGAAGAGGACGCACTGCACGCAGGTGGAGAGGAGCAGCTCCGACACCCCCATCATGCCCTTGGTCTTCTcacctgggggggacacacacagacagagcCGGTGGGtgccggggcagggggacacGACAGtgctgtgtccccccctccccacactccTCAGCACTGGGATTAGGGGATGGTGCTGCAGGCAGTGGtaccccactcccccagcccccccgccccctgcccaGCCAGGCCACGTCCCTGTCCCCCGCCGTGTCCCCAGCATGTCCCCCCCCATTACTCAGCAAGCCTCCAAAGGTGATAGCAGGTGACAGCGCCGCGAAGTAGATGAAGATGACAGCCGCCAGGCACTGGGGGTTGAGGGCGTCTTTGATGTCGCTGAGATATTTGGGGTACCGGCGGCGGATGTCCCGCACCAGCCCCCCAAAAGGTCGCCCTGTTCTGCGCAGGGGGTCGTCGTCCTCTGCCAACGGCTcctccagccctgggggacacgaGCGGGTGGCCATGGGGGGACCCCACATGCAAGGGGTGGGGGGCTGGGTCCCGCCAGCCACGGGgatggggggtccctgggggggagcagggtggtCCCAGACGTACTCAGATCTTTCAGGAAGGTCTCGGCCAGCGCCTTGTCGCGGGGCTGGTAGCGGCGgcggagcagctcctgctgcagcggCACCAGGCTGCGGAGGAGCTGCTCGTTGGGGGTCTCGGTGGGCGGCAGGACGATGCTGGCCTCCAAGAAGTCCTCCACCCCCCGCAGCAGGTCCTGGCGGCCCTCGGCCAGGTAGGCGTCCCGGCGAAAGACCTGCCGGGTGGCCCCGGGGATGGAAGGTCAGGCatcttcagcacccttgggtgctgctgggcacccacccagcccctgagcagcccCACGGGGATGGGGTatggtggggacatgggggcgTGAGGATGAGGGGGACATAGGGACATGGGGGCTTGGGAACAGCGGGTGTGAGACCACAGGGGCATGGGGACGTGGGGtaaggggggacatggggacaggagggacgcCGGACCACAGGAGCATGGGGATGTGGCTGCTTGGGGACATTTGACCTCAGGGGCATGgagacatggggacacaggagcatggggacacagggacacatggggacagggatgcaTATGGACATGGGGACAGGGCCTGTggagatggggacatggggacaggggcgCATGGGGACATGGAGACCCAGAGGGATGAGGACGCAGGTGTGTGGAaaggaggggacacagggacacgagCACAGAGAGGGATGTGGCACAGGTGGACGGGCCCCATTGGAGGGTGCAGCCCCAGCGCTGGGGACtttggggtgctcaggggggTGGCGCCCAGGACGGCAGTGCTGTGGCGGTGGCAGTGCCGGTGACAATGGCGGGCGAGCTGTACCCTCTCGGACATCATGGTGGCAGCGGTGCGGCCGATTTCTTTGTAGTCGATGTGGGGCATGTCGGGGCCCAGGACCACGAAGAGGAAGCGGACAGGTAGGGGCACTTCGAGGACGGCGTCCAGTGTCACCGCATCCTTCAGGCGCACGAAGGCCAATGTCACCTGCTCCAGGGGGTCTGCGCAGCCTGGGGGgaggacgggacgggacgggggtcATGGGGGGCCAggcacagggacacggggcaCAGGGGGACAGAGGGAAAGGGGGACACAGGAGCACGGAGACATGGGGACATTGAAACGGGTCCATTGGGATATGGAGACAAGGTGACACAGAGGCATGGGGACATGGGGCGACAGAGGGAATAGGACTGGGGTGAGGACAATGAGGCACAGGGACACATGGACGTGGGGACACAGGGATAGGTGGGCATGGGAGCACAGGGACATCAGGGCATGGGGACACAGAGACATGAGGGCGTGGGTGCACAGGGGAGTGGAGAAACCGGGTGTGAGGAcaagggacatggggacaaggggcCCAGAGAGCGGCgctgagcagcagcaggcggCGGCGAGGGCTGAGGGCGGGGAGAGTCAAAAAAGGTGCAAGAAATGCAGCGAGTGAGCGAGCAGGCAGCGACGGGCAGATGCCAAAGCTCCCGCTGTGCACCCCGGCCCCACACCCACCACCCTCACCCCGCACCCCCCACCCGGACCCTGCACCCCCCACCCGGACCCTGCACCCACCTCCCCGCTGACCACTCACCCACGAGGACCAGCGTGGCCTCGGCATCCTCGGGgaccttctccgggagctggggTCTAGTGCTCCCGCTTGGGCTCTGTTGCAGGCAGATGGATGGTGGGGATCAGCCCTCTGTAGTGGCCATCCCCTGTGTGTCCCCCTCTGACACCTGCATGTCTCTCTCCATCCTCTGCATGTCCCTCTACCATCCCCTGAGCGTCCCCTActgtcccctgggtgtccccctcTATCCCCTGGGTGTCCCCTTACATCCTTCATGTGTCACCCTccatcccctgtgtccccccaccatCCCCTGCATGTCCCCTGCTGTCCTTTGCATGTCCCCCTCCATCCCGTGTGTCCCCCTCTGTCCCCTTCCAGCTTggttccctccctcccacctctGCACCACCCCACAGAAACGCCTCCCCCATGTGCAAGTACATGTGTGCGCACACCTGTGAGTGTGAAGCCATGTGTGTGCACGCGTGTGTGAGGGCAACAGAAAGCGGGGTGTGCATGGGACTTTGGGGTGAGGTTTGTGCCCGTGCACTTGAGCGTGACTGTGCCTGTggttcacagaatcccagaatcatccgggctggaaaagcccttgcagctcctccagcccaaccatgaccctccccctgacccttcccaactcccccagatccctcagcgctggctcagcccgactcttcaacccccccagggatcccggggactcccccctgccctgggcagcccattccaacgcccaacagccccttctgcacagaaatccttcctcagagccagcctgaccctgccctgggcagcttgaggccattccctcggggcctggcgctggggccttggctccagagactcaccccccctctctgccccctcctggcagggagttgcagagggccaggaggtctcccctcagcctcctcttctccagactgaacccccccagttcccccagccgctccccagcagacctgtgctccagaccctgccccagctccgttgcccttctctggccacgctcgagtcattcaatggcctttttggggtgaggggcccaacactgaaccccctcagcgaggggcggcctcaccagtgccgagcccagggctcagatcccttccctgtccctgctggccacgccagtgctgacataagccaggatgccatcggccccctgggcacactgctggctcattatcacacccccccacccccccaccccccccaccggtccctctctgactggcaaagTACATGTGCAAGTGTGCACAAGTGTGTGTCAGTGGGTgcacagtgggggggggggggggaggtgtccCTGCATGAGCTTGGTGTGCAACTGCCTCGGGTGTGACTGTGCCTCTCCCAGCAGCCTCCCCCCATACCCTGGCTGGACCTGGCACCCCCAACCCTGCACCCCAAtggcccccctgccccccgccacagccccggccccactcacctgctcGTCCCTGTGCCCCTCCAGCAGCGGCTGCTCCGTCTCTGCCTGGCCCGTGCCCGAGTGCTGCAGCACCTCGACCTCGCTGGGGAGTCTAGAGCAGCACGGGAGGGGGGCATCAGACAGGCCAACACCCCTGGactcccccccaaaaccccaggagaagccccaaacCGGGCTGGGAGCTCAAGCCAAACCCCAGAGGGGCTTTGCCACGCAGCACCAGGCTCCAGCGGGTCTCGCTGGGGCTGGATCCAGCCCAGACACCCGGGGTCCCCCCACGGGCCGTCAGCGCTGGCCGtacctgtgctgcagcagcagcctcctcagGACGTCGTCCCGGTCCCGTTGCTTGAGCTGCCCCTTGTAGATCATCTGGTCGATGAGGACGTGGGCGATGGCCGCCAGCGAGTTGGCCGCCACGTCGAGGAGCACAACGCCTGCGGGGACAGCGCGATCACCCGCCGGCCAGCGCGGGGTCCCCACCGCTATCCCAGCCCCCAGCCGGTGTCCCCACCTTTGGCCAAAGCCCGTCGGATCTCCAGGAGGCTGTGGTAGGTGAGGAAGGAGAGATGGGGCTGGCCCCAGTGGCCGGCTTCCTTGAAGTCCTCCTCCAGCTTGAGCCAGTGGCCGGCCTCCACCCAGCACAGCTCCTTCTTGCTGTCCATGACCAGCGTGTGCAGCTCCACGTAGCCCTGCAGCCCGAGCCGGGGGGTTGTCAGGGTCCCCCTGGCAGCAGCGGGGACCCCCATAGCCGTGGCTCCTGAGCCAGCAACCCCCCCGTACCCCGGTGtccccccagggcttggtgtgaGGTTGGTCCCTGGGTGGCCACAGTCCACCCACCCCTGGGAACGGGGAGGGaatgggggtccctggggcagcaCAAACCTCATGGGTCTCCCGCCGGGACACGAGCCTCCTGCTCCCCGCCACCTCCAGGTCCACATCAGTCACCGACGGAGCTGCGAGCGGAGCCACCAACACATCAGCGGGTCCCTGCCCCGGCCCGGACCCCCCTGGGGTCTGTTGGAAGGGTGTCCCCcatcacccccaccccagccccagtTGGGGCTTGCTGGACGTGTCCCCCACCCATtcccccatcccagccccagtTGGGGTTTACTGGACGTGTCTCTCCGTCACCCCCCCCACCGTGCCGGTGCCCACCGCCAGCCCCTGGCATCCCCGCAGcccagctcctggggcagggtgacAGTCTGGGGACACCACCAAGGCTGGGGTGACCCTGCCACTGGCACAACCCTGACCCCAGCCACTCGGACTGGGACGGGGACAGCACATCCCCGGCCAGCCAGACCCCAGAATCTCGAGGTGTCCCCATCTCCCGCCTACCTGCGCCCCCCCCTTGCGCTCCCCACGGTCCCTCAGGCCAGATCCAGCCCTATAAAGCGGGGGCCGAGCCCCACGCCCCGCGGCCGCCCTGTGTGCACCGTAAATCCCGGAGCACTTCGCCTTTGCTGACAGTAAACACCCGCGCGGCTCCCGCCCGCCCGTGGCCACCACGGTGCCGGGGACACGCTCACCCCGTCCCCTCTGTCCCCGCCGGGGACCACCGGGGtccccccgctgtccccagccGGGTCACCCGGCGGGGTGATGTCGCAGGAGCCGcatcctgctctgctgcctcagGGATGCTGCGCCCACGGGAGCAGGGACGGGCACGTGTCCCCCCCACATTGTCCCCGACAGCGTTGGCCGTGGCACGTGGGCACAAGCCTGTCCTCGTCCCGGCCCGCTGCCACCGCCACCAAGCCGCCCGGCGCCAGCCGACGTTCAGCCCCAAGTGGTTCTTGTCCTCACCCCAAACAAAGACTTTATTTATCCTCAATCAGCGGGCGATTACGGGCAAGCGGCAGCGGTCACCCCACGGCGCGTGCCCTGACGCCCGGGTGACGGTCACCCGgcgggaggggggacagggatgggggcgGCAAAGCCAGGGGGCGAGTGGCGCGacggagggctggggggggggtggggggtggggtgggggggaacgCCGGGGCTGGGCTTTGTCCCCCAATGCCCCCGCGGGTCACTCACGCTGCCCTCTGCCACCGCGGCTCGCCTgtcccgggggggccccggccaCGCGCCTCCTCCCGTCCAGGTCATAGCATCCCCGGCGGCTGGGCAGATACTGCCTGCAAAACACACACCGCCGGGGCAGCGGGGTCAGCGccgggcacccatgggtgccggCAGCCTCCCCTTGCCGATGCCAGCCGGGCAAGTGGGGCAGCGTCTGGCCCCCGCCCCGATTTGGGGGACTCACCGCAGGGGCGCCAGCTCCTCGGCTCTGACCCTCCACGCGTGCAGGGGGGACCCGGTGCTGGCCCCTGCGCAGAACAGGCGGCAGCGTTACCCCCCGACCTGCGTCACCCCAGACGGGGACCCGGGGGGCTGGGTGCGGGGAGCCGGTACGGCCCAAGCACCCACTTCGGGGTGGCAGCTCCGCATCAACCGAGCTTCAGGCAAGGGGATGCCCCGGGgcacacagaccccccccaactcccctcACCTCCCTCCGGGGGCTCTTGGTCGTGGCCTTGAGGCCACATCTTGGGCACCCACAGCTCAGGCACCTCGTTGGTGCCGGGGCCTCGGCAAAGGGTGTCGCTGGCACCTGTGCAACACCTGTGCCAAGAGAGCCCCACTGGCACCCATGCAACGCTGGCAACCGTGCAACACTGGCACACGTGCAACACGTCTGTGCGATGGCTGGCACCTGTGCAACGCTGGCACCCATGCGACACGTCTGTGCATGCTGGCACCCATGAGATGCTAGCACCCATGCAGCTCTGGTGCCCATGCAACACGTCTGTGCCATGCTGGCAGCTGTGCAACACTGGTGCCCATGCAACACGTCTATGCCATGCTGGCGCCCATGCGACGCTGTCACCCATGCAGCTCTGGTGGCCATGCAACCCTGGCACCCATGCAACACGTCTGTGCAATGCCAGCGCCCGTGCAACACGTCTGTGCCATGCTGGCACCCACACAACGTGGTGCCGATGCAACGCTGGCGCCCGTGCAACATGCCTGCCCCCGTGCAACACACCTGCACCATGCTGGTGCCCATCAGAGCTGCACCCACAAGACTCTGGCGCCCATGCAACATGCGACCTTGAACCACCAGTGCCCCCACGACGCTGGCACCCACCCGGTGCCGGTTCTCGTGCAACGCCGGTGCCATCCCCCATGCAAATGCCATCCCCCATGCAACGCTGGCGCCCGTACGACACCGGTGCTCGTGCGACGCCGTCCCCCGTGCAGCGCTGGTGCCTgtgccagtgccccccagcacccgccGGAGCCACTCACTGCTCATCTCCCCCAGAGACAGGCGGGGGCCCTTTATGCCGGGGTCCTCGTAGCCCTCGGGGTCCAGGCTCCTCCTCATCCCCTCCTCGTAGGCCTCCTGCGGGACAGAGAGAAGGGGGCTcagcggggcccggcccccccagcgcctcgccggggctgtgccgggggtgggggcCGGCCGGGGCGCAGcggcagagccagggctgggggccgggTCTCCCTACCTGGCCGGGCCCCTCCATGGCTCCGGGCTCggccccccccgccaccgcctcGCTGCGTCCCCGCGATCAGCCCGGCGGCACCATAACCCGGCAACTCTGCGGCGTCGGGGCGAGCGcgggggaaagggagagaagagatGTTAGAAGAGGCCGGGGCAGCGcgccgtgcccccccgccccgggatgGGGGGGCTGTCCCCTGGGACGGGGCTGGGGCCGGACGCAGGGGCCGTGCCCGCGGTCCCCACCCGCGTAACGCGCTCCCCGCGGGCCAGCAGgtcccggggccgggggtccccggggaagccccccccgccggcccgggTGGGAACCGACGTCaggccccggcgcagccccggcaGGTTCCCACCGGGGACGcggccccgcacggccccgccgcGTCCTGCACCCGGGTCACGTCCCCCGTGGACACACAGACATGGGTGGGGGCC contains the following coding sequences:
- the SLC4A1 gene encoding band 3 anion transport protein; translation: MEGPGQEAYEEGMRRSLDPEGYEDPGIKGPRLSLGEMSRASTGSPLHAWRVRAEELAPLRQYLPSRRGCYDLDGRRRVAGAPPGQASRGGRGQPPSVTDVDLEVAGSRRLVSRRETHEGYVELHTLVMDSKKELCWVEAGHWLKLEEDFKEAGHWGQPHLSFLTYHSLLEIRRALAKGVVLLDVAANSLAAIAHVLIDQMIYKGQLKQRDRDDVLRRLLLQHRLPSEVEVLQHSGTGQAETEQPLLEGHRDEQSPSGSTRPQLPEKVPEDAEATLVLVGCADPLEQVTLAFVRLKDAVTLDAVLEVPLPVRFLFVVLGPDMPHIDYKEIGRTAATMMSERVFRRDAYLAEGRQDLLRGVEDFLEASIVLPPTETPNEQLLRSLVPLQQELLRRRYQPRDKALAETFLKDLRLEEPLAEDDDPLRRTGRPFGGLVRDIRRRYPKYLSDIKDALNPQCLAAVIFIYFAALSPAITFGGLLSEKTKGMMGVSELLLSTCVQCVLFSIFSAQPLLVVGFSGPLLVFEEAFYMFCSSHGMEYIVGRVWIGFWLILLVLVVVACEASFLVRYLSRYTQEIFSFLISLIFIYETFSKLVTIFNNHPLKQIYDNTEPTVQPKVPQPNTALLSLVLMAGTFFLAIFLRKFKNSAFLPGKARRLIGDFGVPISIFIMTLADFFIKDTYTQKLNVPKGLEVTNSSARDWFINPMGSNNDFPIWMMFASVLPAILVFILIFLETQITTLIVSKPERKLVKGSGFHLDLLLIVAMGGLAALFGMPWLSATTVRTITHANALTVMSKATAPGDKSQIVEVKEQRISGFLVAVLIGVSILMEPILKHIPLAVLFGIFLYMGVTSLFGIQLFDRILLLLMPPKYHPKEPYVTRVKTWRMHLFTFTQIVVLVLLWVVKSTPASLALPFVLILTVPLRRFLLPRIFRDMELKCLDADDAVVTFDETEGTDVYNEVQMPS